The Acidobacteriota bacterium genome includes a region encoding these proteins:
- the smpB gene encoding SsrA-binding protein SmpB, whose translation MAKRTNRHSPAGGLPLAVNRKARRQYRVLERFEAGIELLGTEVKSIRGGKIQLRDSYVAFRDHEAWLVDAHISAYSHGNRENHELERPRRLLLNRREIDRLFGRTRDRGLTVVPLSVYLKANRIKVELALAEGRKLHDKRQRERERTLDREAREVFRGRRRMRAGSSGQGKPGEHDP comes from the coding sequence ATGGCCAAGCGCACCAACCGACACTCCCCGGCGGGCGGCCTGCCTCTGGCGGTGAATCGAAAGGCGAGGCGGCAGTACCGGGTGCTGGAGCGCTTCGAAGCGGGCATCGAACTCCTGGGCACTGAGGTCAAGTCGATTCGCGGCGGCAAGATCCAGTTGCGGGACAGCTACGTCGCCTTCCGGGACCACGAGGCCTGGCTGGTGGACGCGCACATCTCGGCCTACAGTCACGGCAACCGGGAGAACCACGAACTGGAACGGCCGCGCCGGTTGCTCCTGAACCGGCGCGAGATCGACCGTCTCTTCGGGCGCACCCGCGATCGGGGCCTGACGGTGGTTCCGCTTTCCGTCTACCTGAAGGCAAACCGGATCAAGGTCGAGCTGGCCCTGGCCGAGGGCAGGAAGTTGCACGACAAGCGGCAGCGCGAGCGCGAGAGGACACTCGATCGGGAGGCCCGCGAAGTGTTCCGCGGGCGCCGGCGGATGCGGGCCGGCTCTTCCGGGCAGGGGAAACCCGGGGAGCACGACCCGTGA
- the uvrA gene encoding excinuclease ABC subunit UvrA, translating to MSGKKIVVRGAREHNLKNITVEIPRDQLVVVTGVSGSGKSSLAFDTLFAEGQRRYVESLSAYARQFLHQVEKPDVDSIEGLSPAISIEQKSVSRNPRSTVGTVTEILDYLRLLYASVGVPHCPECGKEIRPQTVQQMVDRVAALPEGTRLLLLAPYVRGKKGEYRRQLEQMVREGFLRARIDGELVELSGDLPALDKNRKHTIEIVVDRLVTRPGIEQRLASSFETALEVGRGLLIVAPQGLPEETMSQHYACADCGSSLAEISPRLFSFNSPYGACPECGGLGSSMAVDEERILDDPRRSIKAGVLRPFPTTSSSWRLRMLRTVAAELGFDLSTPWCELSEEARQVVLYGSGSREIAFEIKGRRSSYQWRGRYEGVVPMLTRRHSDTASPGVRAEIEKYMSVRTCGSCAGRRLRPEALAVTVAGRSIDDLTSMPIGDLRRVVGGLGLTTKERQIAGKILQEVEDRLTFLEDVGLGYLHLDRTSGTLSGGESQRIRLATQIGSKLQGVLYVLDEPSIGLHQRDNAKLLRTLKGMRDLGNSVLLVEHDEETMREADWIVDLGPRAGEHGGEVVAEGPLAEVEQAQGSLTASYLRGESEVPVPEGRRPGNGSWLGIRGARQNNLVDLDVDLPLGCFILVTGVSGSGKSSLVNEVLYKALARAFYRAADAPGDHDRIEGLEHLDKVIAIDQSPIGRTPRSNPATYTNVFTPIRTLMAKTTEARARGYKPGRFSFNVKGGRCEACAGDGQNKIEMHFLPDVYVTCDICGGLRYDRETLQVRYKDKNIADILAMSVENARSFFANIPAIDRILSTLDEVGLGYIRLGQPATTLSGGEAQRVKLATELSKRATGRSLYLLDEPTTGLHFDDVRRLVALLQRLVDRGNTVLVVEHNLDVIKNADWIIDLGPEGGAAGGRVVAAGTPEQVAAAPESHTGAFLRRVLAARTPVRRAS from the coding sequence GTGAGCGGTAAGAAGATCGTCGTTCGCGGCGCCCGCGAGCACAACCTGAAGAACATCACGGTTGAGATCCCGCGCGACCAGTTGGTCGTGGTCACGGGCGTGTCGGGTTCCGGCAAGTCCTCGCTCGCGTTCGACACGTTGTTCGCCGAAGGGCAGCGCCGCTACGTCGAGTCGCTCTCGGCCTACGCTCGCCAGTTCCTGCACCAGGTCGAGAAGCCGGATGTCGACTCGATCGAGGGTCTGTCGCCGGCGATTTCGATCGAGCAGAAGTCGGTGTCGCGCAACCCTCGGTCAACGGTCGGCACGGTCACCGAGATCCTGGACTACCTGCGGCTGCTGTACGCCTCCGTGGGTGTGCCTCACTGCCCGGAGTGCGGCAAGGAGATCCGGCCCCAGACCGTGCAGCAGATGGTGGACCGGGTTGCCGCCTTGCCGGAGGGCACGCGCCTCCTGCTTCTCGCTCCCTACGTCCGGGGCAAGAAGGGCGAGTACCGCCGTCAGCTCGAGCAGATGGTCCGCGAGGGCTTTCTGCGGGCCCGCATCGACGGCGAACTCGTCGAACTCTCAGGTGATCTACCGGCGCTGGACAAGAACAGGAAGCACACGATCGAAATCGTGGTCGACCGGCTGGTCACGCGACCCGGGATCGAACAGCGGTTGGCCTCCTCGTTCGAGACCGCGCTCGAGGTGGGGCGCGGGCTGCTCATCGTGGCGCCCCAGGGTCTGCCCGAGGAAACGATGTCGCAACACTACGCCTGCGCGGACTGCGGCTCCAGCCTGGCGGAGATCTCCCCGCGCCTGTTCTCGTTCAACAGTCCCTACGGCGCTTGCCCCGAGTGCGGCGGTCTGGGCTCTTCGATGGCTGTGGACGAGGAGCGAATCCTCGACGATCCGCGCAGGTCGATCAAGGCAGGCGTGCTGCGGCCCTTCCCCACGACCTCCAGTTCGTGGCGATTGCGGATGCTCAGGACCGTGGCGGCCGAACTCGGCTTCGACCTCTCGACCCCCTGGTGCGAGTTGTCGGAGGAGGCGCGGCAGGTCGTGCTCTACGGCTCGGGCAGCCGGGAGATCGCGTTCGAGATCAAGGGGCGGCGGTCATCCTACCAGTGGCGGGGGCGTTATGAGGGCGTGGTGCCGATGCTGACGCGGCGCCACTCCGACACGGCGTCGCCCGGTGTGCGGGCCGAGATCGAGAAGTACATGTCCGTCCGCACCTGCGGCTCTTGCGCGGGCCGCAGGCTACGCCCCGAGGCGCTGGCGGTGACCGTCGCCGGCCGTTCGATCGACGACCTGACCTCGATGCCGATCGGCGACCTGCGGCGGGTGGTCGGCGGTCTGGGGCTGACCACGAAGGAGCGGCAGATCGCGGGCAAGATCCTGCAGGAGGTGGAAGATCGGCTGACGTTCCTCGAAGATGTCGGGCTCGGGTACCTCCATCTGGACCGGACTTCGGGGACTCTCTCCGGAGGAGAAAGCCAGCGGATCCGGCTGGCCACCCAGATCGGCAGCAAGCTGCAGGGTGTGCTCTACGTGCTGGACGAACCCTCGATCGGCCTGCACCAGCGGGACAACGCGAAGTTGCTCAGAACGCTCAAGGGAATGCGCGACCTCGGCAACTCCGTCCTGCTGGTTGAACACGACGAGGAAACGATGCGCGAGGCGGACTGGATCGTCGACCTGGGGCCGCGAGCTGGCGAGCACGGTGGCGAAGTGGTGGCGGAAGGGCCGCTCGCCGAGGTCGAGCAGGCGCAGGGTTCGCTCACCGCGTCCTACCTGCGTGGAGAGTCGGAGGTGCCGGTGCCGGAGGGACGGCGGCCGGGCAACGGGAGCTGGCTCGGCATTCGCGGCGCCCGCCAGAACAACCTGGTCGACCTCGACGTGGACCTGCCGCTGGGATGCTTCATTCTGGTCACCGGGGTGTCGGGCTCCGGCAAGAGCAGTCTGGTCAACGAGGTTCTGTACAAGGCGCTGGCAAGGGCCTTCTACCGCGCGGCCGACGCGCCCGGAGACCATGACCGGATCGAGGGCCTGGAGCATCTCGACAAGGTGATCGCGATCGACCAGAGCCCGATCGGCCGGACGCCGCGCTCGAACCCGGCGACGTACACGAACGTCTTTACGCCGATTCGCACCCTGATGGCGAAGACCACGGAGGCGCGAGCGCGCGGCTACAAGCCGGGCCGGTTCAGCTTCAACGTGAAGGGCGGACGCTGCGAGGCCTGCGCCGGCGATGGCCAGAACAAGATCGAGATGCACTTTCTGCCCGACGTCTACGTCACTTGCGACATCTGCGGCGGCCTGCGCTACGACCGGGAGACCCTTCAGGTCCGCTACAAGGACAAGAACATCGCGGACATTCTGGCGATGAGCGTGGAGAACGCGAGGAGCTTCTTCGCCAACATCCCGGCCATCGACCGCATCCTCTCGACGCTGGACGAAGTGGGGCTCGGGTACATCCGGCTGGGCCAGCCCGCGACCACGCTCTCAGGCGGCGAGGCGCAGCGGGTGAAGCTGGCGACCGAGCTCTCCAAAAGGGCGACCGGACGCAGCCTCTACCTGCTCGACGAGCCCACCACCGGCCTCCACTTCGACGACGTGCGGCGCCTGGTTGCCCTGCTGCAACGACTCGTCGACCGCGGCAACACGGTGCTGGTGGTGGAGCACAATCTGGACGTGATCAAGAACGCGGACTGGATCATCGACCTGGGGCCGGAGGGTGGAGCCGCTGGAGGTCGGGTCGTGGCGGCCGGCACCCCGGAGCAGGTCGCGGCCGCTCCCGAGAGTCACACCGGAGCTTTCCTGCGCCGGGTCCTGGCGGCGCGAACGCCGGTGCGAAGGGCGAGCTGA
- a CDS encoding sigma 54-interacting transcriptional regulator — MAASNPSSDLAGRRQRLQLETLYDLVVALYSHESEQGLLDDLLQRVCAAVDPAAAAAVTRDRFGVARAAATVGFGNRPPSAEALLAGPLWHDLLAQDETVARSDGKLADREFRSLLAAPLKSRDSLLGFVAVLDKEARGAGAPGFSEGDRRFLRSVAALAGVALDGLRQVERLVTSRERLAEENKLLKERLDDLAEVGGQRIVAYAPAMRRILEVLDRVAPRSVSVLLRGESGTGKELMAALLHGRSERSGPLVAVNCAALPESLLESELFGIEGGVATGVRARLGRFELADGGTLFLDEVADLDVASQVKLLRALQEREIVRVGGHQAIPVDTRVVAATHQPLEQLVAEGRFREDLYYRLKGISVELPPLRERRRDIPHLVRHFTERFCDREAVEPPQFDRGALNLLLAHDYPGNVRELQNIVEGAVSLADGVVDASLIQSLIGGADSGAQGPEPLDLETVKRRHVRRVIRMTGGNKSAAAKLLGVHRRTLSRGRF, encoded by the coding sequence GTGGCCGCCTCGAACCCATCCTCGGACCTGGCCGGTCGCCGGCAGCGCCTGCAGCTCGAGACACTCTACGACCTGGTCGTGGCGCTCTACTCTCACGAGTCGGAGCAGGGGCTGCTCGACGACCTGTTGCAGCGGGTGTGCGCGGCGGTCGATCCGGCGGCCGCGGCCGCGGTGACTCGGGACCGCTTCGGGGTCGCCCGCGCCGCCGCGACGGTGGGCTTCGGCAACCGTCCACCGTCCGCCGAGGCGCTTCTCGCCGGTCCCCTGTGGCACGACCTGCTGGCCCAGGACGAAACCGTGGCCCGCAGCGACGGAAAGCTGGCGGACCGCGAGTTTCGTTCCCTGTTGGCCGCGCCGCTCAAGTCGCGCGACTCCCTGCTCGGCTTCGTGGCGGTGCTCGACAAGGAGGCGCGCGGCGCGGGCGCGCCCGGGTTCAGTGAAGGCGACCGGCGCTTTCTGAGGTCCGTCGCGGCGCTGGCCGGTGTTGCGCTGGACGGTCTGCGCCAGGTCGAACGTCTGGTCACCTCCCGCGAGCGTCTGGCGGAGGAGAACAAGCTCCTCAAGGAACGACTGGACGACCTCGCGGAGGTCGGCGGGCAGCGGATCGTGGCCTACGCGCCGGCCATGCGGCGCATCCTGGAGGTCCTCGACCGGGTCGCGCCTCGTAGCGTCAGCGTCCTGCTGCGGGGTGAGAGCGGCACCGGAAAGGAACTGATGGCGGCGCTGCTGCACGGGCGCTCGGAGCGTTCGGGACCGCTGGTGGCGGTCAACTGCGCCGCCCTTCCGGAGAGCTTGCTGGAGAGTGAGCTGTTCGGTATCGAGGGCGGCGTGGCCACTGGCGTGCGGGCTCGCCTGGGCCGCTTCGAACTGGCCGATGGGGGCACCCTCTTCCTCGACGAAGTGGCCGATCTCGATGTTGCTTCGCAGGTCAAGCTGCTGCGCGCGCTCCAGGAGCGCGAGATCGTCCGCGTCGGCGGACACCAGGCGATCCCGGTCGATACCCGTGTCGTCGCCGCGACCCACCAGCCCCTGGAGCAGCTAGTGGCCGAGGGCCGCTTCCGGGAGGACCTGTACTACCGCCTGAAGGGGATCAGCGTCGAGTTGCCGCCGCTGCGTGAGCGGCGCCGGGACATCCCGCATCTAGTCCGGCATTTCACCGAGCGCTTCTGCGACCGCGAGGCGGTCGAGCCGCCGCAGTTCGACCGCGGGGCCCTGAACCTGCTCCTGGCGCACGACTATCCCGGCAATGTCCGTGAGCTTCAGAACATCGTCGAGGGAGCTGTCTCTCTGGCCGACGGCGTCGTCGACGCGTCGCTGATTCAGTCGTTGATCGGAGGCGCGGATTCGGGCGCACAGGGACCCGAGCCGCTCGATCTGGAGACCGTCAAGCGCCGCCACGTGCGGAGGGTGATCCGCATGACCGGTGGCAACAAGAGCGCCGCCGCGAAACTGCTCGGCGTGCACCGGCGGACGCTGTCGCGCGGTCGCTTCTGA
- a CDS encoding ATP-binding protein, translating to MSEFGVLEETHLTFRLAPDMELKARASACAVAKSIRMSTDKVEEVGMAVVEACINAIEHSGAADGKLHLELAVLGPAEADDPRVLRITIQDQGVGFDPAKVVQPRIEDNLRSIRKRGWGLRIIEGLMDEVNVLSGEGGTSVVMSKAR from the coding sequence ATGTCTGAGTTCGGGGTACTCGAAGAGACCCATCTGACGTTCAGGCTCGCGCCTGACATGGAGCTCAAGGCGCGTGCGAGCGCCTGCGCGGTGGCGAAGTCCATACGGATGAGCACCGACAAGGTCGAGGAAGTGGGCATGGCGGTCGTCGAGGCGTGCATCAACGCGATCGAACACAGCGGCGCCGCCGACGGCAAGCTGCATCTCGAGTTGGCGGTGCTGGGGCCGGCGGAAGCCGACGATCCGCGGGTGCTGCGGATTACGATCCAGGACCAGGGAGTTGGATTCGATCCCGCCAAGGTGGTACAACCGAGAATCGAAGACAACCTCAGGTCCATCCGCAAGCGGGGATGGGGCTTGAGGATCATCGAGGGCTTGATGGACGAGGTGAACGTGCTTTCGGGTGAGGGCGGCACATCGGTCGTCATGTCGAAGGCGCGCTGA
- a CDS encoding STAS domain-containing protein, giving the protein MTEGLKLDVERRPDLAVIYTDGYINNQGGEEIAEAAYALLDDGYRSLLLNLQGTKIVNSIGISILIEIIEKMLEVKGRLAFCNLTPTIDKTFHIMGLAQYATIYPDEQAAVSELQSGGS; this is encoded by the coding sequence ATGACCGAGGGTCTGAAGTTGGACGTGGAACGCCGCCCGGATTTGGCGGTCATCTACACGGACGGTTACATCAACAACCAGGGGGGCGAGGAGATCGCCGAGGCCGCCTACGCCCTGCTGGACGACGGCTACCGATCGCTCCTGCTCAACCTCCAGGGCACGAAGATCGTCAACTCGATCGGCATCTCGATCCTGATCGAGATCATCGAAAAGATGCTCGAGGTGAAGGGGCGTCTGGCGTTCTGCAACCTCACGCCGACGATCGACAAGACGTTCCACATCATGGGTCTGGCCCAGTACGCGACGATCTATCCCGACGAGCAGGCGGCTGTCAGTGAGCTCCAGTCGGGCGGGTCCTGA
- a CDS encoding SpoIIE family protein phosphatase, translating to MSSSRAGPDSPASRPAGVGELWRLAASADITEWESGAVQTRLVRRWCREQGLAGAQIYRRDGGPVASWGVLGKEETRLEHDLVLYYALDDEAGGSGASAGSEATVPPVGTELAGILAVGLRLRELADELKDRKFHDNYNVVTLQAVYDVGLAIASTLNLEELTEEILLRAVSLLDARRGAFYLRDAEGRLALTGTIGGGAREVIDAPPAASSDGAALEEAVTGVIPAAEHSLAVPIEGDGGSGNVGLLVVADKESRTGIGPFAAPDRRALSLFANQAAIALTNANLHRQALEKERLEREVELAAEIQQGILPSDMPSVGCFETVGWSRPSRQVGGDYYGSLQFAGSRRGMVVADVTGKGMPAALLVSTLDSALRLLIDDARPGGKSAPVEASAELVERLNKHIVESSAPNRFITLILVEVDPGNRSVRYVNAGHNPGLLVRRSGEVTPLGASGLPLGLLPGATYRVDAVEMKPGDLVCLYSDGITECESTADEEYGQERLETFLRERRDRPLSEIVEAIDDDVRRFGAGLPQGDDQTVVLIRCRAP from the coding sequence GTGAGCTCCAGTCGGGCGGGTCCTGACTCTCCAGCCAGCCGGCCCGCGGGTGTCGGCGAACTCTGGCGCCTGGCGGCGTCGGCGGACATCACGGAGTGGGAGAGCGGTGCGGTCCAGACGCGGCTGGTAAGGCGGTGGTGCCGGGAGCAAGGATTGGCCGGCGCCCAGATCTACCGCCGGGACGGGGGACCGGTCGCTTCCTGGGGCGTGCTCGGTAAGGAAGAGACCCGTCTGGAGCACGACCTGGTCCTCTACTACGCCCTCGACGACGAGGCCGGCGGCAGCGGCGCGAGCGCCGGCAGCGAAGCCACCGTGCCGCCCGTGGGAACCGAACTCGCAGGTATCCTGGCTGTTGGCCTGCGGCTGCGCGAGCTGGCGGACGAACTGAAGGACCGGAAGTTCCACGACAACTACAACGTGGTCACGCTGCAGGCGGTCTACGATGTCGGACTGGCGATCGCCTCGACCCTGAACCTGGAGGAGTTGACCGAGGAGATCCTGCTCCGCGCCGTGTCACTCCTCGACGCCCGGCGCGGCGCCTTCTACCTGCGGGACGCGGAAGGCAGGCTGGCGCTGACCGGAACGATCGGCGGCGGCGCGCGTGAGGTGATCGATGCACCCCCGGCCGCGAGCTCCGACGGAGCCGCCCTTGAGGAAGCGGTGACGGGCGTCATTCCGGCCGCCGAGCACTCCCTCGCCGTACCGATCGAAGGCGACGGCGGCAGCGGCAACGTCGGCCTGCTGGTGGTCGCCGACAAGGAGAGCCGAACCGGCATCGGGCCCTTCGCGGCCCCGGACCGCCGGGCGCTCTCCCTGTTCGCGAACCAGGCGGCCATCGCGCTGACCAACGCGAACCTCCATCGCCAGGCCCTCGAGAAGGAGCGGCTGGAGCGCGAGGTGGAACTCGCGGCCGAGATTCAACAGGGCATCCTGCCGTCCGACATGCCGAGCGTCGGCTGCTTCGAGACCGTGGGCTGGAGCCGGCCCTCGCGCCAGGTCGGGGGCGACTACTACGGCTCGCTGCAGTTCGCAGGTTCGCGCCGCGGGATGGTGGTCGCCGACGTCACCGGCAAGGGGATGCCGGCCGCCCTCCTGGTCTCGACCCTGGACTCGGCGCTACGCCTGCTGATCGACGATGCCCGTCCCGGAGGGAAGAGCGCCCCGGTGGAGGCTTCGGCCGAACTCGTGGAGCGGCTCAACAAGCACATCGTCGAGTCGAGTGCCCCCAATCGCTTCATCACCCTGATCCTGGTAGAGGTCGATCCTGGGAACCGCTCGGTGCGATACGTCAATGCGGGACACAACCCTGGGCTGCTGGTTCGTCGCAGCGGCGAAGTGACACCGCTTGGCGCGAGCGGCTTGCCCCTTGGACTCCTGCCCGGCGCGACGTACCGGGTCGATGCGGTGGAGATGAAACCGGGCGACCTGGTCTGTCTCTATAGCGACGGCATCACCGAGTGCGAGTCGACGGCGGACGAGGAGTACGGGCAGGAGCGCCTCGAGACGTTCCTGCGGGAGCGGCGCGACCGGCCGTTGTCCGAGATCGTCGAGGCCATCGACGATGACGTCAGGCGTTTCGGGGCCGGTCTGCCGCAGGGGGACGATCAGACGGTCGTGCTGATCCGCTGCCGGGCACCCTAG